The DNA window GGGGAAGTTCAAGCTGAGCCAAAATCGCTCCGCCGCCGACCAGGAAGCCGTGTTTGCCACTCTAAACGGCGGTGATGCCATGGGTAAGGCGATCGCGAATCTCATGCCAAAGCGACCCGCCAGGACGTAAGATCGGAGCGGGTACGGACATCTATCCGTGGATCCGGGTCGTGGTCCCCCGTTGGAGGCTGCAATCGCATGAAACGCGACAGCGAACAATTCCTGGCCCTGCTGACCGCCTGCCAGTCGTCCGTCTATGCCTACATCGTGTCGCTGCTGCCCAACCGGCAGCAGGCGGACGACATCCTTCAGGAGACCAACATGGTCTGCTGGAGGAAGGGAGACGAGTTCCAGGAAGGCACGAGTTTCGTCGCCTGGGCGTGCCAGATCGCGTACTTCAACGTGCTCAGCTATCGCCGCCGCCGCAGCCGCGACAAGCACACCTTCGGCGACGATCTGTTCGACTACCTCGCCGAGCGGCAGTGCGAACGGATCGACGCGGTGGAAGACCGCCAGCAGGCGCTTCGGCGGTGCTTGGAGAAGCTCCCCAGCAAGCAACGCGAGTTGATCGAGGCCCGGTATCAGCCCGGTGCATCGGTCCGCCGAATGGCGGGCGAGCGAGAGACGACCGAAGGCGCGTTGTCGCAGTCCCTGTACCGCATCCGGGCAACGCTGCTGGACTGCATCAAGCGGAACATGCCGGCGACGGAATAAGAGTAGGGTGGGCGTACTCGCCCACGCCCCTGCGCTAGCGTGGGCGGGTACGCCCACCCTACGGACTCAGCATTCTTTAAAACGGGTTCGTTATGTCAGAACGAGATTCCAAACTTCGTGAGGTCGTCGAGCTCGCCTCGCGGCTCATGGACGAGCAGATCACCGACGCCGAGCACCAGAAGCTCGAGCAGATGCTCTTCGGCGACCCTGAAGCGTGCGAGCTGTACCTGAATGTCACCACCCTGCACGCCCACCTGACGCGCGAACTAGGCGGCACGGCCGCTCCGTTGAAGCTCGAACCGCAAGGCGTTCCGAC is part of the Humisphaera borealis genome and encodes:
- a CDS encoding sigma-70 family RNA polymerase sigma factor translates to MKRDSEQFLALLTACQSSVYAYIVSLLPNRQQADDILQETNMVCWRKGDEFQEGTSFVAWACQIAYFNVLSYRRRRSRDKHTFGDDLFDYLAERQCERIDAVEDRQQALRRCLEKLPSKQRELIEARYQPGASVRRMAGERETTEGALSQSLYRIRATLLDCIKRNMPATE